One segment of Dromaius novaehollandiae isolate bDroNov1 chromosome Z, bDroNov1.hap1, whole genome shotgun sequence DNA contains the following:
- the LOC135324806 gene encoding beta-1,3-galactosyltransferase 5-like encodes MAQMRWWCWKRLLCASLLLLLLLWCLLLLARDVQKKWPVAGRFRLAPRGQLLARPGLGAVQGVDFASLFAGSHASPRCDWGQVLLILVTSAPGNVEARHVIRRTWAAQEGQPPNRWQTVFLVGQAAEAEVARGVQREQQEFGDILVGNYKDTYRNLTLKVMHGLKWASKKCRPRYILKTDDDCFVNTDRLPAFLAEVNTVRTGLYVGSLFSQEKRQVIREPSSKWYVSRQDYHPDEYPPYASGIGYVLSLDVAEKILEAARRVRPIPVEDAYVGILAEEAGVRAKASARFAKHNVRWRVCNYRYLMVIHHLSPREQEAAWRSMLQAHSACRDSLEVSRWK; translated from the coding sequence ATGGCCCAGATGCGCTGGTGGTGCTGGAAGAGGCTGCTCTGCGCCAGCCTCCTCCTCTTGCTCCTCCTCTGGTGCCTGCTGCTCCTCGCCAGGGACGTGCAGAAGAAGTGGCCAGTGGCTGGACGCTTCCGCCTGGCACCGCGGGGGCAGCTGCTGGCGCGGCCCGGTCTCGGAGCTGTGCAGGGTGTCGACTTCGCCTCGCTGTTTGCAGGATCCCACGCCAGCCCACGCTGCGACTGGGGGCAAGTGCTGCTCATCCTGGTGACATCCGCACCGGGCAACGTGGAGGCCCGGCACGTCATCAGGAGGACCTGGGCTGCCCAGGAGGGACAGCCCCCCAACCGGTGGCAGACGGTGTTCCTGGTGGGGCAGGCGGCTGAGGCAGAGGTGGCCCGGGGTGTCCAGAGGGAACAGCAGGAGTTTGGGGACATCCTGGTGGGGAACTACAAGGACACGTACCGCAACCTCACCCTGAAGGTCATGCACGGTTTGAAGTGGGCGTCCAAAAAGTGCCGGCCCCGCTACATCCTCAAGACGGACGACGACTGCTTCGTGAACACGGATCGCCTGCCCGCCTTCCTGGCTGAGGTCAACACGGTGAGGACCGGCCTCTACGTGGGCTCCCTGTTCTCCCAGGAGAAGCGGCAGGTCATCCGCGAGCCCTCCAGCAAGTGGTATGTGTCGCGGCAGGACTACCACCCGGATGAGTACCCGCCCTACGCCAGCGGCATCGGCTACGTCCTCTCCCTGGACGTGGCTGAGAAGATCCTGGAGGCGGCGCGGCGTGTCCGCCCCATCCCCGTTGAAGACGCCTACGTGGGCATCTTGGCGGAGGAGGCAGGAGTGCGGGCGAAAGCCAGCGCCCGCTTTGCCAAGCACAATGTGCGGTGGCGCGTCTGCAACTACCGGTACCTGATGGTGATCCACCACCTGAGCCCGCGGGAGCAGGAGGCGGCCTGGAGGAGCATGCTGCAGGCCCACAGCGCCTGCCGCGACAGCCTCGAGGTCAGCCGGTGGAAGTGA
- the LOC135325087 gene encoding killer cell lectin-like receptor subfamily G member 1 produces MECTARDRGMEDRVTYADLRFPPTPAPQQTKQLPWRCAALSLALLCLLLVLAQIVLIGLSIHFLGQLAGCIHDPWSTEETVSYGQGTVQGRCQFCPAGWLWDAGHCYYFSSAKKTWEQSKEDCCSREAQLVTIRANATLAFLARMSDMDVFHVGLKRDSSRADWKWLDGTALKGLFPIQRFTSSFLACGRVSGSGLSGGLCGEAHSWICEKTAATLQWVHSTPPTFLWGNTTYTCARPW; encoded by the exons ATGGAGTGCACGGCGAGAGACCGAGGAATGGAAGACAGGGTCACCTACGCTGATCTGCGCTTCCCCCCCACGCCAG ctcCTCAGCAGACGAAGCAGCTGCCCTGGCGCTGTGCAGCCCTCAGCCTGGCTCTCCTTTGCCTACTGCTTGTGCTGGCACAAATTGTCCTCATTGGCTTGAGCATCCACT TTTTAGGGCAACTGGCAGGCTGCATCCATGATCCCTGGAGCACAGAGGAGACCGTCAGCTATGGGCAAGGGACTGTGCAAG GGCGATGCCAGTTCTGCCCAGCCGGCTGGCTCTGGGACGCAGGGCACTGCTACTACTTCTCTTCTGCCAAAAAGACCTGGGAGCAAAGCAAAGAGGACTGCTGCTCCAGAGAGGCACAGCTGGTCACCATCCGAGCCAACGCCACCCTG GCGTTCCTGGCACGCATGTCCGACATGGATGTGTTCCACGTGGGGCTGAAGCGCGACAGCTCCCGGGCTGACTGGAAGTGGCTGGATGGCACCGCGCTGAAGGG GCTCTTCCCAATCCAGCGTTTCACCAGCTCTTTCCTGGCCTGCGGGAGGGTGTCTGGCTCAGGGCTGTCTGGAGGCCTGTGTGGGGAAGCCCACAGCTGGATCTGTGAGAAGACCGCTGCCACCCTGCAGTGGGTCCACTCCACACCCCCCACCTTCCTCTGGGGGAACACCACCTACACCTGCGCGAGGCCCTGGTGA
- the LOC112993609 gene encoding B-cell differentiation antigen CD72-like, whose protein sequence is MELLGTQPAVHMAQSVVYADLRFAKVPAGRSTPCQALEAALCEDEAESPYENVEPAQAPVGQDRQGSQPSPGRWRRLRSVPVGLLAACLLLLAVAIALGLCYWQVTRKLQDTSRAHAAEHGRLSQQVSLQEQSLQQTRLELAQAKAELQRAWLEGNSSGQELERCNTELEHVLGTLRWTERELQDVQGKLSASESTVSSLRACVNTDCCPSGWMLYKGKCLFISVEKKTWWDSKSDCESKTSLLLVQDPWESWTLPDFVAAPGAQYWVGAIYPEWKRPFVWVDKKTSKTMPYYFVCGKAHSGKIQSYFCSEKLPWICEQAPEMSSASDTLFPLLAKG, encoded by the exons ATGGAGCTGCTCGGGACACAGCCAGCTGTCCACATGGCCCAGAGTGTGGTTTACGCTGACCTGAGGTTTGCCAAGGTGCCCGCGGGACGCAGCACGCCCTGCCAAGCGCTGGAGGCAG CCCTGTGCGAGGACGAGGCGGAGAGCCCCTACGAGAACGTGGAGCCAGCGCAGGCACCCGTGGGTCAGGACAGGCAGgggtcccagcccagcccag GGCGCTGGCGCCGGCTGCGGTCCGTCCccgtggggctgctggcagcctgcctgctgctgctggccgttGCCATCgccctggggctgtgct ACTGGCAGGTCACCCGCAAGCTGCAGGACACCTCCCGCGCGCACGCGGCCGAGCACGGCCGCCTCTCGCAGCAGGTGAgcctgcaggagcagagcctgcAGCAGACACGGCTGGAGCTGGCGCAGGCCAAAGCGGAGCTGCAGCGCGCGTGGCTGGAGGGCAACAGCAGCGGGCAGGAGCTGGAGCGCTGCAACACGGAGCTGGAGCATGTCCTGGGGACCCTGAGGTGGACGGAGagggagctgcaggatgtgcaggggaaGCTCAGTGCCAGTGAGAGCACCGTGAGCAGCCTGCGCGCCTGTGTGAATACAG ACTGCTGCCCCTCGGGCTGGATGCTGTACAAGGGCAAGTGCCTCTTCATCTCGGTGGAGAAGAAGACCTGGTGGGACAGCAAAAGCGACTGTGAAAGTAAAACCTCTCTGCTCCTGGTGCAGGACCCCTGGGAGTCGTGGACACTGCCG GATTTTGTGGCAGCGCCAGGTGCCCAGTACTGGGTAGGCGCGATATATCCAGAGTGGAAAAGGCCATTTGTGTGGGTGGACAAGAAGACATCTAAAAC GATGCCCTATTACTTTGTCTGTGGAAAAGCACACTCCGGGAAAATACAGAGTTACTTCTGCTCAGAGAAACTCCCGTGGATCTGCGAGCAGGCCCCAGAGATGAGCAGCGCATCCGACACCCTGTTTCCTCTCCTGGCCAAGGGGTGA
- the LOC112993608 gene encoding uncharacterized protein LOC112993608 yields MPRGRAWTQAEIRCLLALVGGCGEVALLMASTSRPNEALWRDISRGLAAAGYSRSVTQCRSKWKALKQAFYSERETRRQAGRHSPRVPPHYRAMKTIWKAAGRPVFGERRLPDRVKLPPRKRGPPLEDCSPSSPELQEHVTCADALGTPLSPPPQCAKDEPASPARLDQVAGVSPTPSPVPHAGHPFAPLPLLDFHATFPPLKQEIAEQKAGSPGETSLVMGAGSQALLVAARDSGSPGRAAASEQTAAGEEASGVSLQGAGVAGLLQSVQQLLVQILQTSQQQQVLLESLASDTVSHLHVISDNLVQVGETLHELLLQAHAHAGTLPSPLDRYIGRTPLFEGGPRPPLLPGVPCSPGAPQASPCHKEEPLGSPATSFTPP; encoded by the exons atGCCCCGAGGGCGCGCCTGGACGCAGGCGGAGATCCGCTGCCTGCTGGCGCTGGTGGGCGGCTGCGGCGAGGTGGCCCTGCTCATGGCCTCCACGTCGCGGCCCAACGAGGCGCTGTGGCGGGACATCTcccgggggctggcggcggccggCTACAGCCGCAGCGTGACCCAGTGCCGCTCCAAGTGGAAGGCGCTCAAGCAGGCCTTCTACTCGGAGCGGGAGACGCGCCGGCAGGCCGGCCGCCACTCACCACGCGTGCCCCCGCACTACCGCGCCATGAAGACCATCTGGAAGGCGGCCGGGCGGCCCGTTTTCGGCGAGAGGCGGCTGCCAG ACCGGGTGAAGTTGCCTCCCAGGAAGCGTGGGCCACCCCTCGAGGACTGCTCTCCATCCTCACCCGAGCTGCAAG AGCATGTCACCTGTGCAGATGCCCTGGGCACACCGCTGTCCCCGCCGCCGCAGTGCGCGAAGGACGAGCCTGCGAGCC CAGCTCGTCTGGACCAAGTAGCTGGAGTGTCCCCCACTCCCTCTCCCGTACCAC ACGCTGGCCACCCGTtcgctccccttcccctcctcg ACTTCCACGCCACCTTCCCGCCCCTGAAGCAGGAAATCGCTGAACAAAAGGCTG GTTCCCCCGGCGAAACGTCCCTGGTGATGGGAGCAGGAAGCCAAGCGCTGCTGGTGGCTGCCAGGGACTCGGGCtcccctggcagggctgctgcgAGTGAGCAGACAGCGGCAGGTGAAGAGGCGTCAGGCGTGAGCCTGCAAG GCGCCGGCGTCGCAGGCTTGCTCCAGAGCGTGCAGCAGCTCCTGGTGCAGATCCTGCAGACgtcgcagcagcagcaggtgctgctggagaGCCTGGCCAGTGACACCGTCTCCCACCTCCACGTCATCTCCGACAACCTGGTGCAGGTGGGCGAGACGCTGCACGAACTGCTACTGCAGGCGCACGCCCACGCCGGCACCCTCCCCAGCCCGCTCGACCGCTACATCGGCCGCACGCCCCTTTTTGagggcggcccccggcccccgctgctccctggggtgccctgctcccctggcGCTCCCCAAGCCTCCCCCTGCCACAAAGAGGAGCCTCTGGGGTCCCCTGCCACCAGCTTCACCCCCCCGTGA